In Deinococcus sp. Leaf326, a single genomic region encodes these proteins:
- a CDS encoding sorbosone dehydrogenase family protein: protein MRHPTLTALTAALLGVLPGTALAQQTPAQSPVTPPPVARPIAPAEPPATATVTRNEPTPLEFTADKLARLKVPAGFTISTMATGLGNARMMHVMPDGGIYLSRRAQGDVWYLKDANGDGQISPAERRQVAQNMKAAHGMDVRDGKLYVVGEKTIWVMTMSKDGGLSVPRVFADGFPDAGQHPARDLAWGPDGFMYATFGSTNNDSPTQNPEEATMLRLSPDGKTREVYARGLRHTIGFGWHPATGVLYGADQGSDWHGDNIPPEEINVIERGKNYGWPFCYGDKQPDPYVNVGNIPGKITKAAYCAGTQGSVLNYTAHAAAIAMNFYTGTAFPAEYRNDAFIAYRGSWNRNEPSGYEIARLVFGADNKPEKIEPFVTGFVYEEGGEWKQFGRVAGVATYTDGSLLFTDDQSGVIYRVRYTGGQ from the coding sequence ATGCGACACCCCACCCTGACCGCCCTGACGGCGGCCCTTCTTGGCGTCTTGCCTGGAACGGCCCTTGCTCAGCAGACCCCTGCCCAGTCTCCCGTCACGCCGCCTCCCGTCGCGCGGCCCATTGCGCCCGCCGAGCCGCCCGCGACCGCAACCGTCACCCGCAACGAGCCCACGCCGCTGGAATTCACGGCCGACAAGCTCGCCCGGCTGAAGGTGCCGGCCGGCTTTACCATCAGCACCATGGCGACCGGCCTGGGCAACGCGCGCATGATGCATGTGATGCCTGACGGCGGCATCTACCTCTCGCGCCGCGCGCAGGGCGACGTGTGGTATCTGAAAGACGCCAACGGCGACGGCCAGATCAGCCCGGCCGAACGCCGCCAGGTCGCGCAGAACATGAAGGCCGCCCACGGCATGGACGTGCGGGACGGCAAGTTGTACGTGGTCGGCGAGAAGACCATCTGGGTCATGACGATGTCCAAGGACGGCGGCCTGAGCGTGCCGCGTGTCTTCGCCGACGGCTTCCCCGACGCGGGTCAGCACCCGGCGCGCGACCTCGCCTGGGGACCGGACGGGTTCATGTACGCCACCTTCGGCTCGACGAACAACGACTCGCCCACCCAGAACCCCGAGGAAGCGACGATGCTGCGCCTCTCGCCCGACGGCAAGACCCGTGAGGTCTATGCGCGCGGCCTGCGCCACACCATCGGCTTCGGCTGGCACCCGGCGACGGGCGTGCTGTACGGCGCCGACCAGGGCAGCGACTGGCACGGCGACAACATCCCGCCCGAAGAGATCAACGTGATTGAGCGGGGCAAGAACTACGGCTGGCCCTTTTGCTACGGCGACAAGCAGCCCGACCCCTACGTGAATGTGGGCAACATTCCCGGCAAGATAACCAAGGCCGCCTACTGCGCGGGCACCCAGGGCAGCGTCCTGAACTACACGGCGCACGCCGCCGCCATCGCCATGAACTTCTACACGGGCACCGCCTTCCCGGCCGAGTACCGCAACGACGCCTTCATCGCCTACCGCGGCTCGTGGAACCGCAACGAACCCAGCGGCTACGAGATCGCCCGTCTGGTCTTCGGCGCAGACAACAAGCCCGAGAAGATCGAGCCGTTCGTGACCGGATTCGTGTACGAGGAAGGCGGCGAATGGAAACAGTTCGGACGGGTGGCCGGCGTGGCGACCTACACCGACGGCAGCCTGCTGTTCACCGACGACCAGAGCGGCGTCATCTACCGCGTGCGCTACACCGGGGGGCAATGA